Proteins co-encoded in one Halorussus lipolyticus genomic window:
- a CDS encoding 2-oxoacid:ferredoxin oxidoreductase subunit beta, whose product MSSEVRFTDFKSDKQPTWCPGCGDFGTMNGMMKALANTGNDPDNTFVVAGIGCSGKIGTYMHSYALHGVHGRALPVGTGVKLANPDLEVMVAGGDGDGYSIGAGHFIHAVRRNVDMTYVVMDNRIYGLTKGQASPTSREDFETSTTPEGPKQPPVNPLALALSAGGSFIAQSFSTDAQRHTEIVQKAIEHDGFGFVNVFSPCVTFNDVDTYDYFRDSIVDLDETDHDPTDRESAKEKILDADKEYQGVLYQDEESVPYSDLHGLDSNMADIPDGAPEGAMDLVREFY is encoded by the coding sequence ATGAGTTCAGAAGTTAGATTCACGGATTTCAAATCCGACAAACAGCCGACGTGGTGCCCCGGATGCGGGGACTTCGGCACGATGAACGGCATGATGAAGGCGCTGGCCAACACGGGCAACGACCCGGACAACACCTTCGTCGTGGCGGGCATCGGCTGTTCCGGCAAAATCGGCACCTACATGCACAGCTACGCGCTTCACGGCGTTCACGGTCGCGCCCTCCCGGTCGGGACGGGCGTCAAACTCGCCAACCCCGACCTCGAAGTGATGGTTGCGGGCGGCGACGGTGACGGCTACTCCATCGGCGCGGGTCACTTCATCCACGCGGTCCGCCGGAACGTGGACATGACCTACGTCGTCATGGACAACCGAATCTACGGACTGACCAAGGGGCAGGCCTCGCCGACCTCGCGCGAGGACTTCGAGACCTCCACGACTCCCGAGGGTCCGAAACAGCCGCCGGTCAACCCCCTCGCGCTGGCCCTCTCGGCAGGCGGAAGCTTCATCGCCCAGTCGTTCTCCACCGACGCCCAGCGCCACACCGAAATCGTCCAGAAGGCAATCGAACACGACGGCTTCGGCTTCGTGAACGTCTTCAGTCCGTGCGTGACGTTCAACGACGTGGACACCTACGACTACTTCCGCGACTCCATCGTGGACCTCGACGAGACGGACCACGACCCGACCGACCGCGAGTCTGCCAAAGAGAAGATTCTCGACGCCGACAAGGAGTATCAGGGCGTCCTCTATCAGGACGAGGAGAGCGTGCCCTACTCGGACCTCCACGGTCTGGATTCGAACATGGCCGACATTCCGGACGGTGCCCCCGAGGGCGCGATGGACCTCGTTCGAGAGTTCTACTGA